Genomic window (Planococcus sp. MSAK28401):
TCGGACACAGTGCCGACCAAGCGGACGATATCGCCTGCAGTGACTGTTGCGCTGGATGTATAAACATAAATTCCAGCTGTTTCATCCTGAACGTAAAAAGCATTGCCGCCCCACAATCCTGTTTCAGTTGTCACGGTTGCTTCGACAGAAATCAAGCCCTCCGAATCGCGAGCTTCCTGGACATTCGCTACTGGAGTCGCTGTCGGCGGCTCTTCGCCTTCAGACAGGATTGTATAGGCTGTTGGAGATTTCAAACCAGCTGTAGTGAAATAGGCCTCCAATGAACCCGTAATAGTGACTTCTGCTTTAAAATTAGCCGGGTTGTCGACCAAGTTCAAGCCTGAACGAATAGAACCGGATGGCAATTGAACCGGCAAGATTTTCGTCGGGTCGGTTTCGTCGGGCGAATCCGCCAATCCTATGTTACTGGCTGTTGTGAAAGGGGCTTCCTGGTCGTAGCTTGTTTTGCTGCTGGCAGTACCAACAATAAACCCTTTCACCGTTGCCGTTCCTGTATTGTTTTCAATGGCTTGTGCCACCGAGATGGTTTCCGCTGCTTCAGCTGTCGCCATATACGGCAACGCAGCGGACAAAGCCAATAGGAGACTCAAAAAGATCTTCATGAACGCGCTTTTTGCCACTAACTTTCACTCCTCAGATAATTTATTGTCATACCAAACCATTATACTAAAAATTTGTAAGCGCTTTATTAATTATTTGTAAATTCTAACTATTTATGACCAAAATAACTATATAATTACCTTTTATTACCTATAAAATAGTCTTTACGATTTTTTAACACTCAGTTTCTCTTTTCTTCACTTTCCCACTAAGTCAGTTGTGAATTTTTCCGCAACATAATCACCCGAGAGACGTCTAAACTAAAGGTTTCGTGATAAGATAGGGAAATGGAATTGGGAGATTATTGCTCCTCTGTATAAGGAAAGAATTTGGTTTTGCGTTAAAGCGCTCAACCATTTGAAGAAAGTAGGATTTTGTTTTGGGTAGAAAACTCGCACTTACCGGTATTTTGTTTGTCATTGCGTCGTTGTTTTTGAAAGTTTCTGGGCTTCTCCGGGATATGGTTATTGCTTATCAATTTGGGGATTCCTATCAATCAGCTGCGTATTTCGCGGCATTCGCTTTGGCAAATACCTTTATTTTATTTTTCACTACCGGCATGAAGAATGCTTTTGTGCCAAGTTTCATCCATGCACAGGCGGATGGCAAAGGCCATCATCATTTTTCACAAATTATCCGTGGAACGATGGTGCTCGGATTAATCGTCTCTGTCATTGGTGCATTGGCATCGCCATTGCTATTGCCTTTGCTATTTCAATTCCCTAACCTTCAGCCCGACGTTCGAGCTGAAGCGATTGAATTGAGTGTTGCTTTAGCTATTATCTTCTTTATAGCTGTCTTCCTCGTATCGTTAAACTCGGTTTACGAGGCCTATCTCGATGCAGAAAACAAATTTTCGTTGTCGGTCATTTCACAGATCATCGTCATCGGCAGCACCATTCTCAGTACCTTGTTGTTTGCAGATGAAATCGGTGCTTACTCAATGGCGTTTGGTTATTTGGCCGGTGCGTTGTTATCGTATATTGCCAAGCGGCTCTGGTTCGTCCCTAAAGGCAGCCATAAAGTAATCGGCAAACTCGATTGGGAAGAAATCAAGCCCTTTTCGATCATTTTCATTCCGGTCGCTATTACCGTTATGGTCGGCCAAGTCAATTTGACAATCGATAATATCTTCGCCAGCTCGTTCAGCGATTCAGCGGTCAATTACGTGAACTATGCGAAGAATATCGTCCACTTCCCGCAAGCGATCATCGGTGTGACAATCGGGACGATCATCTTCCCGATTTTGTCGAAAGCCATTGCGAATGCCAATGAAAAAAGCTTCAAGCAAGGCATCGAATACGGCTTGATGCTAACGCTTTTGGTTTTACTGCCGGCTGTAGCGGGAATGATGTGGCTGATGCAAGATCTCATCACAATCGTTTACGAACGCGGTGCTTTTACAGCGGACGCGACGGCAGCCACTGCAAATGTTGGCTATCTGTATCTGGGATCGGTATTGTTCTTCAGTTTGCAGAACATCTTGAACAAAGCTTTCTATTCAAAAAAACAAGGCCATGTCATTTTGCGCATTTCCTTGTTCTCCATCGCGCTCAATGTCGCATTGAACTTCCTGTTCATCGCATGGCTTGATTCGTATCTGGCAATTCCGCTCGCTTCGTCCGTCATGGCGCTCGTTTATTTTGCGCTCAATTGGGTCGTCTTCAACCGGACACAAGGCAAGCTTGACTCCCGCTTTATCGTGAAAGACGCTGCCAAGATTTTCATGGCGACCGCTGCGATGTTACTGGTGTTATGGCTTGTATCCGGGCTTCTCGAAGATTTACATATCTATGTCCGGTTCGGCCTGACGGCGATCATTGGCGCCATTGTCTACGCCGCGGCGGCTCTTGTCTTGAAGACGGAAATCGCACGCTTCCTCATCAGCAAGCTTAGAAAATCATAAGGAGTTTTTCGGATTATGAAACAGGTATTAATGAAAAACGCTGCGCCGGTGCTTAATCCGGCGATTAAAACTTCCTTGAAACGCTTTTACAAAGCGGACAAGCCACTTACCTCTCTTGAACCGGCGGAGCGCGTGCTTGTATTTGCGCCTCATATTGACGACGAAACGATCGGCCTCGGCGGAACAATCCGCCGTTATGCCGATACTGGCGCGCACGTTACGATTGCCATCATCACCGATGGGAAAAATAGTAATGCCGCTCCGGTCGAAGCTGATGCGCTGGCAGAGACACGCAAACAGGAATTGCGGTCGATCCAAGACCTGCTTGGCTTTACGGACGTTCGTTACCTTGATTATCCCGATAGCGAGATCAAGGATGTCACTTCGAGTGAACGTTTCGGGGAGCTGATCAACGAGATCCGCCCTGATACGATTTATACGACAAGCTTGATCGATGCCCATCCTGATCATGTGTACAGCGCCCATTTGGTGGCTGATGCCCTGAAACACACGGACCATCAGCCGAAAATCGTCCGCGAATATGAGATCAATTGTCCTGTACCGCCGGAAGCGATCAATTGTATTATGGACATTACCGATCAGTTTGCGCTCAAACAACGGGCGACCGAAGCATTCAAAAGCCAAGTGATTGCATTCGATGGATTTTTGGCGCTCGCTGAGATCAAAGCTGCACAAACAAACGATGCACACGCACGCTACGTAGAAACCTTCATCGAAAACACACCGCAGCAATTTATCCAGGCAGCCGATCATTTGAAGACGCAAGACCGCCAGTATGAAAAACATTTCAAGCAAGCGAACCGCACCGTTACTTTATGGTGGGCCATCTTCAAGAACTTAAAGTTGAAAAAGGCGATTTATCAAAGCCGCTAATTATAAATGCATTTGGAGGATATTATGAACTTTTTTAAGAACGATAACGAAAAATGGTTTTGGCTCATCGCCTTGATCGCCATCATGCTAATAGGTTACTCAGAGCTAGCCATCATCGGCTATGCCCTGACACTTGTGTTGTTCGCCTTTGCGTTCATCAATCCCAAGTACGGCATCCTGCTGCTGTTCGTCTACATCCCAGTCCGTGAGTTTGTCACGCAATACAATCCCGGACTCAGCTATTTGACCGAAGCCATCGTATTCGGTGCGCTATTCCAAGTATTCTGGATGAACCGCAAAACGATCGGGAAGCTATTCCACTTCAAGAACTTCGAATACGCCTATTTCGCTTTTCTGATCATCGGTTCGGTTTCTGCACTGATCATGGGCATCAGCCCAGTTTTGATCGCCATGCAATTGCGGCAGTTCCTGCTCTTTTATCTGGTATATTATATTGTCTACCGTCTTGGCATTACCCGCAAAGACTTGGTCAACCTCGTTTGGATTTTTGTCTGGACAGCGATTTTAGTCATTATCCAAGCCATTACTGAAAAACTTTCGATCCGCAACTTGTTCTTGCCCGAATCGTGGCAAGCCATGGCTTTGTCGGCGAAAAACCGTGTGCGCATCTACGGCATGCTCGGAAATCCAAACGTGCTCGGCATTTATTTAATGTTCGCGTTCATCGCTTTCTATTATGCGAAGAATAAACTGAAGGAATTCAATCCGCGCTATATGGATATCTTGAATGTCCTTTTAGTCGGTATTTTGGTCCTGACCTATTCTCGCGGCACTTGGGGAGGATTTTTGATTGCCGCCATCGCTTTCTTGATTATGACGCGGAAATTGAGTGTGCTCATCGATTTCGTCAAGTATACGGCGATTGCCCTTGTGCTCGTAGTGCTGCCGCTGAACTTATTAACCAATTACTTTGAAAGCACAGATACAGGCACTGAGAAAGTCACCAATATCCAGCAATTCGATGTCGGCGGCGAATCAGGGTTCCGTGACCGCATCGGCAGTACGTTCAGTGAAGACACTGTTACCGGCAGCCAAAGTTCAGGGCGTCTGTACATTGTCCAAACTGGCTTTGAAGTGTTCAAGGATTACCCGATTATCGGTACCGGATTTGCCACGTTTGGTGATTCCACTACCCTTTCGAATGGATCGCCAATTTATGATGAGTACGGAATCGGACATAAGTTCTATTCCGATAACCAATATATCCAAATCATCGTCCAAACTGGCGTACTTGGCGTTATCGCTTTTGCCGCTTTCTTATTATCAATACTTTGGCGCTACGGCAAAAAGCATAAAGAAAGCTATCTGTATTCGCTGACTGCCAGCATTTTGCTCGGCGCGTACTTCATGG
Coding sequences:
- the murJ gene encoding murein biosynthesis integral membrane protein MurJ translates to MGRKLALTGILFVIASLFLKVSGLLRDMVIAYQFGDSYQSAAYFAAFALANTFILFFTTGMKNAFVPSFIHAQADGKGHHHFSQIIRGTMVLGLIVSVIGALASPLLLPLLFQFPNLQPDVRAEAIELSVALAIIFFIAVFLVSLNSVYEAYLDAENKFSLSVISQIIVIGSTILSTLLFADEIGAYSMAFGYLAGALLSYIAKRLWFVPKGSHKVIGKLDWEEIKPFSIIFIPVAITVMVGQVNLTIDNIFASSFSDSAVNYVNYAKNIVHFPQAIIGVTIGTIIFPILSKAIANANEKSFKQGIEYGLMLTLLVLLPAVAGMMWLMQDLITIVYERGAFTADATAATANVGYLYLGSVLFFSLQNILNKAFYSKKQGHVILRISLFSIALNVALNFLFIAWLDSYLAIPLASSVMALVYFALNWVVFNRTQGKLDSRFIVKDAAKIFMATAAMLLVLWLVSGLLEDLHIYVRFGLTAIIGAIVYAAAALVLKTEIARFLISKLRKS
- a CDS encoding PIG-L deacetylase family protein — its product is MKQVLMKNAAPVLNPAIKTSLKRFYKADKPLTSLEPAERVLVFAPHIDDETIGLGGTIRRYADTGAHVTIAIITDGKNSNAAPVEADALAETRKQELRSIQDLLGFTDVRYLDYPDSEIKDVTSSERFGELINEIRPDTIYTTSLIDAHPDHVYSAHLVADALKHTDHQPKIVREYEINCPVPPEAINCIMDITDQFALKQRATEAFKSQVIAFDGFLALAEIKAAQTNDAHARYVETFIENTPQQFIQAADHLKTQDRQYEKHFKQANRTVTLWWAIFKNLKLKKAIYQSR
- a CDS encoding O-antigen ligase family protein — its product is MNFFKNDNEKWFWLIALIAIMLIGYSELAIIGYALTLVLFAFAFINPKYGILLLFVYIPVREFVTQYNPGLSYLTEAIVFGALFQVFWMNRKTIGKLFHFKNFEYAYFAFLIIGSVSALIMGISPVLIAMQLRQFLLFYLVYYIVYRLGITRKDLVNLVWIFVWTAILVIIQAITEKLSIRNLFLPESWQAMALSAKNRVRIYGMLGNPNVLGIYLMFAFIAFYYAKNKLKEFNPRYMDILNVLLVGILVLTYSRGTWGGFLIAAIAFLIMTRKLSVLIDFVKYTAIALVLVVLPLNLLTNYFESTDTGTEKVTNIQQFDVGGESGFRDRIGSTFSEDTVTGSQSSGRLYIVQTGFEVFKDYPIIGTGFATFGDSTTLSNGSPIYDEYGIGHKFYSDNQYIQIIVQTGVLGVIAFAAFLLSILWRYGKKHKESYLYSLTASILLGAYFMGLVYNLWESDIFGLAFFALLAAASRREDFGLSDDGETL